The genomic DNA GTAACGATTTGTCATGTCCAGTTCCTCATTTCCCGTTCGTTGCCCGCACGCCGGACCGGCGGGGGCGCATGCGAGAGCGTGCGCCCCCCTCGTGCCGGATGGGATGTGTATCTCTTTGTGTAATTCCGCCTCCGCAGCGTGAAGGTCAGGCGTAGGCTCCGGCATATGCGTACTGCGGTTTCCTGGGGATCCTTAGAGACGTGCACGTCGGCGGGGAGAGGGGCGATATGCGGGGGAGCGACACGATGAGCGACAGCGGTGCCGCGCTCGCGTGGCTGGTGATACGGCAGGACGACAACGGCAATCGCTACCGCGTCGGCAGATACGCCACGGAGGACGAGGCCCGGAAGATAGCCGAAGGCCTCGATGTCCACGGCCACGAGCAGCTGTACTGGGTCGAGCGAATGGACCGGCGCGCGCGGCCCTGAGGCCCGATCCGGTCCGGGCGCGGTGCGGGCGGCGGGGACGGCTACGCTCCGCCGTATGAACGATTCTGTGGTGGTGGTGGCCGGAGCCGTCTGTGACCAGGGACGGCTGCTGGCCGCCCGCCGCAGCGCACCGCCCGAGCTGGCCGGCCGCTGGGAGCTCCCGGGCGGCAAGGTGGAGCCGGGCGAGAGCGGTGAGCAGGCGCTCGTACGGGAGCTCCGCGAGGAGCTGGGCGTGGAGACGGAGGCGCTGGAGCGCATTCCCGGCACCTGGCCCCTGAAGCCCGGATATGTGCTGCACGTATGGACCGTGCGGCTGCTGTCCGGGGTGCCCGAGCCGCTTGAGGACCATGACGAGCTGCGCTGGCTCGCGCCCGACGAGGTGGACCAGGTCGACTGGCTGGACCAGG from Streptomyces sp. NBC_00654 includes the following:
- a CDS encoding SPOR domain-containing protein, which gives rise to MRGSDTMSDSGAALAWLVIRQDDNGNRYRVGRYATEDEARKIAEGLDVHGHEQLYWVERMDRRARP
- a CDS encoding (deoxy)nucleoside triphosphate pyrophosphohydrolase; the encoded protein is MNDSVVVVAGAVCDQGRLLAARRSAPPELAGRWELPGGKVEPGESGEQALVRELREELGVETEALERIPGTWPLKPGYVLHVWTVRLLSGVPEPLEDHDELRWLAPDEVDQVDWLDQDRPAVAEVVRRIPARP